The stretch of DNA TCGCGGCGAGGTACGCCCCGTACAGGCCCAGCCCGGCCAGACCGGCGCGGCGTGTGCGAGGAAACGCGATCGCCGCGCCGATCGCGGTCTCGAGGCCACCGTTGATCGTGATCGCCTGATCGGTGTTCTCGGGGAAGACCGGCGCGGTGATCCCCCGGAACAGCTCGGGTGCGACGAAGTGGACGACACCGGCGGCGGCGAGTCCCGCACCGGCCAGCGTGACCAGCCTGTTCGACGTTGCGCAGGAACAGTTCTCGGCGGCTTCGGACATGCTCTCTCCTTCGATACGGTTCGGCGACGACACGCCTGACTACTGTCTACACCGCGATCTCGGGCTTGTCCGAAGGGGGATGCCGGCGAGGCCACGGCACCGCCGCACCGGGCACGAGCGGCGGCACCGCCCCGGAGATCGTCGCCGAGCGGGCCGTCAGCGCCAGATGCGCCGCACCGGGTCGATCCACTCACCCACCTGGTCGTCGGTGACCAGTTCGTCGTGGGCCGCGGCCACTCCGACCGTCTCGATCGGCCCTCGCAGATGAGCCGCCCACGTCGTCTCGATCGGGGTCCGCGCGTCCATCTCGGTCGACGAGTAGACCAGCACGGCGGGCACGTCGACCGCGCCGACGGTCGGCTCGGTCAGCATCCGTTCACAGCGCGCATGCGATTCGAACGACGCCGCGAGATCGGCCTCGGAGAGCCCGACGATCGGCGATCCGGCGAGAGCGTCTCGGACCACGTCCGCCACCGGCGCGTCGGGATCGGCCCCGGCGACGGCGCGGACACGGCGATACGACTCGGCGACGCTGATCTGCTCCGCCTCGGCCGGATCGACGGCGTAGGCGTCGACGACGGTCAGCGAGGCGACCCGCTCGCCGCGACGATCGAGTTCCCGGGCCACGGCGAAGGCCAGGTGCCCGCCGTACGACCAGCCGAGCAGATCGTACGGGCCGCCTGCCTGGACGGTCTGGACGACGTCGGCGTACCGCCCGACGAGGTCGGCGAACGACGCGGGCTCCACCGCGTCGGGGACCGCTACGACGTCGGAGACGCCGACCAGACCCCATCCGGCGGGCAGACGATCGACGAGAGCCGCGTACGCCGCGACGAAGCCGAACGCTTCGTGGAAGCAGATCACCCGTCGACCGGAGTCCGACTCGACGAACTCGGTGACGGCGGGATGCATCGTCGCCGACTCGCGTGCCGACGTCGTCGCGAGGGCCGCGAGCGCCCGCGGGGTCCGCGCGGTGAACACGTCGCGCACCCGGATCGCGAATCCGCGGTCGCCGTCGTTGAGTCGGGCGGCGGCCTTCATCGCGATCAGCGAGTTCGCACCCGAATCGAACACGTCCGCCGTGACCGACACCGCGGGCACGCCGATCAGGTCCGCGAAGACGGAGCAGACGAACGTCTCGGTCTCGCCGACCGGCGCGACGATCTCGTCGGCGGCGAGCGCGACGTCGGGCAGTGCCGCGATGTCGAGTTTCCCGTTCACCGTCAGCGGCAGATCGTCGACGAGCCCGATCGCGGCCGGGACCATGTAGTCCGGCAGCACGTCACGCAGTCCGTCTCGGATCGCCCCCGCGTCGACGTCGGCCGTGTCGGGCACGGCGTAGCCGACGAGCGCCGGCATCCCGGACGGCGAGGTGACGACGCGTACCGCCGCACGACTGACCCCGGGGCGGCCCGCGATCGCATCCGCGACCTCGGCCGGCTCGATCCGGAATCCCCGGATCTTGACCTGCGCGTCCGATCGGCCGAGGTAGTCGAGGGTGCCGTCGTCCCGCCACCGCGCCACGTCGCCGGTCCGGTACATCCGTTCACCGCGGCCCCAGGGACACGCGACGAACCGTTCGGCGGTCAGCCCGGGCTGCCCCAGGTAGCCGCGCGCCGTACCCGCACCCGCCAGGTACAACTCCCCCGGCGTGCCTGGCGGGACGGGCGAGAGCCCGGCGTCGAGGACGTACGCCCGGGTGTTGTAGATCGGCGCACCGACACTCGACGTCGCGCTGTCGGCGAGGTCGGCGCCGAGCGCGTTGATCGTGTACTCGGTCGGTCCGTACAGGTTGTAGCCGGACACGCCCGGCGCCTCCCGCAACGCGGTCCACACCGCGTCGGGGACCGCTTCGCCGCCCAACGACACGAAGACGACGCCGGCGGCGTCCACGGCCGCCGACAGACCGGCCGCGCGCGGACGATCGAGCAGCCCGGCGTCCAGGAGCACCTGCCCGTAGGAGGGCGTGACGTCGAACCCGTCGACCGCGACGCGGTCGTAGTACGCGAGCAGTTCGTCCGGATCCTTGCGGAGGTCCTCGTCGATCACGTCGACACAGTGCCCGTCGAGCATCCAGAACAGTTGCTCCCACGACGCGTCGAACGAGAACGACGTGGTGTGCGCGATCCGCATCCGACGTCCGCCCTGTTCGGCGACGACCCGATCGAAGATCTTCGCGCGGTGGTTCACCAGCATGTTCGTCAATCCGCGGTAGCCGACGGCGACGCCCTTGGGACGACCGGTCGACCCCGAGGTGTAGATGACGTAGGCGAGGTTGTCCCCGGTGGCCCGGGGTGCCTCGTGCGCGGTCAGCTCCTCGTCGGCGAGTCCGGCGAGCTCGGTTCCGATCGCCGGGTCGTCGAGGTCGATCACCCGGGCGCGTCCGTCCCCGACGCCCGCGGGCAGAAGTGCCCGGGTCCCCACGACCACTTCGGGGTCCGCGGTCTCGATCATGTAGGCGATCCGGTCCGGCGGATAGTCGGCGTCGACGGGGACGTAGGCGGCTCCGGCCGCGAAGCAGGCGAACATCGCGAGCACCATCCGCTCGTCGCGCGGCAGGAGAAGCACCACGCGCCGCTCCGGTCCGGCGCCGCGCGAGACGAGGAGTCGGGCGAGACGGTTCACCCGCGCGGACATCTGCGCGAACGTCAGCGTGGTGGAACCGGCGACGAGCGCCGTCGCGTCCGGGGTCCGCGCCGCCTGCCGGGTGAACAGATCGGCGATCGTCACGTCCGGGATCGCGCACGCCGTGTCGTTCCACGTGCGCAGGACGAGCTCCTGCTCGTCGCGGGTCGCGACGCCGATCCGGGCGACGGTCGCGTCGAGGTCGGCGGTCATCGCGCCGAGGACGTCGACGTAGCGATCGGTGAGCAGTCGCGCCTGCGCGGCGTCGAGGACGTCCGACCGGTAGGCGCAGCGCAGGGCGATGCGCTGGGCGGGGTCGGCGGCGAACGACACCGGATAGTGGGTGGCGTCGTTGACAGCTCGTCCCACGACGTCGAGACCGCCGTACCGTCGTCCTTCGACGCTGGCCGGAACGTTCTGGATGATGAAGAGGGTGTCGAAGAGCGTCGCGACACCGATGTCGTCGCCGATCACGGTGAGGCCGACGTGGTCGGCGTCGAGCACGTCGATCCACGAGTCCTGCTGAGCCCGGACCTGCTCGGCCACGGTCCGCACCCCCGACAGGTCCACGCGTACCGGCACCGTGTTGAACAGGAGGCCGACGACGCGGTCGGATCCCGCGACGTCCGCGGGTCGCCCGGACACCGTCGTGCCGAACACGACGTCGGTGCGGCCGGTGAGGCGTCCGAGGGTGACACCCCACGCGGTCTGCAGGAAGGTGCTGACCGTGACGCCCGCGGCGGCGGCCGCACGCCGGACGCGATCGCTGGTCTCCTCGTCGAGGATCCGATGATGATCGGCCGCGGCACGCGCGTCCGGCTGCGACGCCATCGCCTCCGGATACAGGACGGTCGGCTCGTCGACGCCCGACAGATAGCGTCTCCAGGCGGACCGCGCCGCGGCCTCGTCCCGGCCGCCGAGCCACTCGAGGCATCCGCGCATCGAGGCGGGCGATTCGAGTTCGTCGCCCGCGTAGATCGCGAACAGGTCGTCGAGGAGACGTCCTATCGACCAGCCGTCCATCAGCACGTGCTCGAAGGAGAACACGACGAGCCAGTCCGCACCGGCGGGCACCAGCGCGAATCGGATCAACGGCGCCTGTTCGGCGCGGAACGGGGCGAACCGTTCGGCGGCCAGAATCGCTTCGGCGCCGTCGCGGTCGACGTCGTCGGGACCGTACACGGTGATCGGCACGTCGATCGTCTCCGCGATCACGGCGACCGATCGACCGGACACGGTCGCGAACGCGGCCCGCAGGCTCGGATGGCGCGCGACGACGAGTCGGATGGCCTCGCTCATCGCCGCGACGTCGAGGCGCCCGCGGACGGTCACCACCGACTGCGACGCGTACAGGTCGGTCTCCCCGGCGTCGCCCGCGACCCGCAGATGGAACAGCAGTCCCTCGCCCAGCGCGGTCACCGGCCACACGTCCTCGACCGGACCGAACTCGGCGTCGAGCCGCTCCCGATCGCGCGCGGACAGGCGGACCAGATCGCGACGTGTCGACTCGCGGCGCGCCGCCGCCGCCCGGTCGAGGTGCACGGGCCCGGTCCGGTCGATGTCGCCGGGCGACGGCGGACCGTCGGCGAGGGCGGACAGGATCGCCGCGGCGTCGACGTCGACGTCGTAGTCGTGGATCAACGCCACGCGGACCTGCCGTCCGTCGGCGCCGATCGTCACCGTGACGTCCGCACGGTGACCGCCGACGCCCGTGGCCGTCGAGGCCCGACGATCGTCGTGGACCGCCTCGACGACGGTGTCCGTGTGGTGCACGCGGACCAGGACCGCGGCATCCGGTACGTCCGCGAACAGTCCCTGCGCGTGAACGCTGTGGTCGCGGAGCAGCGTGTAGTCGCCGATCTCGGCGAGCGGCGGCAGCTCGACTCCGGCGTCGTCGGCGACGAGCGCCGGGTAACGCCACACGAGGTCGCCCGGCGTGAACGACGTCTCGTCGTCGTGGCGGGCGGACTCCTCGACGTCGACGATCGCGACGTCGCCGAGGTCGACGCCTGCCGCGCGAAGGGCACGCACGGTGGCCGCGACGGCCGCGGCCGTTCCGGTTCCGCCCGGGAGCTGGGCCCGCGTCGCACTGGCGCGGATCGGCCCGCGGGCGGCGTCGGCGGGTTCGTCCGCGTCCATCGCCTCCTCGACGAAGTCGATCCAGTGTCCGTCGGTGAGCAGATCGTCTGATTCGGCGCGTGCGCCGGCGGCGGCCCACCACCGATCGACGGATCCGAGTCGCACGACGGCGTCCGGTTCGTCGAGCAGCGCGCCGACCACGGCGGCCGCGGCGTCGAATCGGCGCGGGTCGGCACCGTCTCCGAGAAGATCGAGGCGGGTCACCGCTGCGCCGTCGGCGAGCACGCGTGCGCCCCCGTCCGCGCGGACGGTGTCGTCGTCGAAGGCGCCGACCGAGTGGTGGACGGTGACGGCCGACAGCCGGTCGGCGGTCCGTCCGGCCCGAGTGTTCGACCCGTCGGCCTCGACGAGACCCCATGTACGCAGCACCGCGTCGAGAACGACGTCGAGATCACGGCCTTCGGCCGCGGGCACGGTTCGGTTCGCCGCCCAGACGCCGCGCCCGCCGGCGACGGCTTCGAGCACCGGCGCGACGGGTGCGTCGCCCGCGCGACGTGCGAGGGCCACCGCCCGGTCCATCGGGAGGTCCGGGGCGGCTCCGATGACGGCCACGACGCCCGCGGTGAGCGCGACCAGCGTGTCCACGGTCTCCTCGTCGAACAGCCCCTCGGGCACGTCGACACCGATCTCCCACGATCCGTCCGGTTGTTCACTGAGTGAGGCGACCACATCGGCGATCGCCTCGCGGTCGACTCCGGCGATCCCGCGTGCGGCGCCGTACGCCGACTCGGCGATCGGGGTGAGTCGATGCGCCCCGACCGACACCGACGTCGGTGCGGCGTCGTCGAGGTGGGCGACCATCACCTGGAAGATCGGTGAGACGCCGTTCGGCCGCGGCGGATTGACCCGGTCGACGACGTCGCCGAACGGCACGTGGCGACGCTCGAATGCGGCGAGTGTCTCGGTGCGGATCCGGTCGGCGGCGGCGCGGAACGACGGACGCGCGGTCACATCGCTGCGCAGGACGACGGTGTTGACGAAGTAGCCGACGGTGTCGGCGAACGCTTCGTCGTCGCGCAGGGAGACCGGGGTCCCCAGCGCCACCCGCGGGCCCGCGCCGAGGGCGTCGAGCGCGGCGGCCACCGCGTACTGGAGGACCATCAGCGGCGTCGTCCGGACACCGGCCGCCGTCGATCGGACGGCCGCGACGGTGTCCGCCGACAGCGCCGCGCCGCGGTAGACGACCGGGGCGCCCGTCTCTCGACCGGCCCCGTCCGCTGCGTACGGCAGGTCGGCGACTGTCGGGAACGCGTCGAAGGCGGCCGCGGCCGCCGACAGATCGGCGTCCCCGCCCTGGTCCCGCCGCCACTGCGCGTACTCGGTGTACTGCGCGGGTCGCGGCCCCCACGCCGGGGCGTTCCCGTCGGCGGCCGCCGCGTAGGCGGTCCCGAGGTCGGCGTAGATCAGCGGTGTGGAGGTCTCGTCGGTGACGGCATGGTGCAGCGAGACGACGAGGACGTCGACGGTCTCGGTGCGCAGCAGCCGTACTCGGATCGGGAGGTCGGCGGTCAGGTCGGTGTGCGTCGCGCGCAGCGCGGTGATGCGGTCGGCGACGTCGTGGTCGGCGACGTCGGCGATGTCGACCACCGCGTCGATCGCGGGATCGTCGATCGGGGTGACGCGCTGCCAGAGGTCGTCGCCGTCCCAGTCGAGAACGGTGCGGAGCACGTCGTGTCGGGCGAGCAGTGCTCGCACGGCGCCGCGCAGGGCATCGGGATCGAGTCTGCCGTCGACGTGCCAGACTCCGTGGTTCTCGTACGCGGCTCCCTCGTCCATCTGAGCCAGGAGCCACAGCGCGCGTTGGCCGTCCGTCGCGGGCGCCCGCGACATCTCGGCGCCGGTGGCGGCCGGGCCGCCGGTCTCTCGGACGTCGCCGTCGCGGGTGTCGACGGTTCGGCCGAGGAGTTCGGCGAGGTCCGCGACCGTCGGTCGTTCGAAGACGTCGCGGACGCTGAGTCGACGGCCGGTGGCGCGGCCGATCGCCGAGACGAGGCGGGTCGCGACGAGCGAGTGCCCGCCGAGCGCGAAGAAGTCGCCGTCGCGGGCGGGCGCGGGGGCGTCGAGCACATCGCCCATCGCGGCGGCGACCGCCTCCTCGAACGGGCCCCGCGGCGCCTCGCCGGTCGCGACCGCGTCGTCTGCGACCGCCTCGAACGGAGGCAGCGACCGTCGGTCGATCTTGCCCGCGGCCGAGTAGCCGAACTCGTCGATCACCGCGATCGCGGAGGGGACCAGATGCGCGGGCGGCGTCATCGCACGCACCGCGGCGAGGATCCGCGGTCCGTCGAGAGCGCTCGCGGCGGTGACGTAGGCGACCAGGCGGGTCGTCGCACCGGAGCCGACCGTCGTCGCGACCGCGGCCCGGACTCCGTCGACCGCGGTCAACAACGTCTCGACCTCTCCGGGTTCGACGCGCATGCCGCGGAGTTTGAGTTGGAAGTCGTCGCGTCCGATGAACTCGAGCGATCCCGAACCGTTCCAGCGGACGAGATCGCCGGTGCGGTACAGCCGTGCGCCGTCGCCGAACGGATCGGCGACGAACCGGTCCGCGGTGAGGCCGCGGGCTCCCAGGTAGCCGCGCGCCAGCGGGCGCCCACCGATGTAGAGTTCGCCGACCACTCCCGGCGCCACCGGCCGCAGCGACGTGTCGAGGACGTACACCCCGGTCCCCGGGATCGGTGTGCCGATCGGCACGGGGCCGTCGCGGTGACCGTCGAGGTCGGCGGCGGTCATCTCGACGGCGGCCTCCGCGGGCCCGTACGTGTTCCACAGGTGGACGTCCCACGCCTCGGCGACGTCGACGACGAGGTCGGGGCGCACGGCTTCGCCGCCCGCCGACAGTATCGGGCGGCGCCCGTCGATCGGGCCGAGTCGCACGCCGGCGTCGAGCATCGCGGAGATCATCGACGGCACGAGTTCGACGAAGGCGATCCGCTGGTCGGCGATCACCGCGCCGAGTTCGACGGGATCCCGCTCGGCTCCCGGCTTCGGCAGGACGACGGTCGCGCCGTACGCCAACGGCCACAGGATCTCCGGGACGAACGGGTCGAACGCGGGCGAGGTCTTCTGCAGGAGCCGGTCGCCGGGTGCGAGCGCGAACGTCGCCTGCCGCCACGCGACGGTGTTGGCGATCGCCGAGTGCGGTACGACGACGCCCTTGGGCACGCCGGTCGAGCCGGAGGTGAACGTGACGTAGCAGGCGTGGTCGCCGCGGACCGACGCGCGGCGTTCGACGTCGTCGATCGGGCGGCCGGACTGCTCGTGCGGCGGGAGTCCCGCCGACGGGTCGAGCACCAGTACCGGATCGGCGACGTCGACGATCGCCGCCAGGCGGTCGGCGCCCTGCGCCGGATCGACGGGGACGAATGCGGCGCCGGCGGCCGTGACCGCCATGATCGCGACGATCGTGTCGACGGTCCGGTCGGCCACCACCACGATCCGGTCGTCGGGTCCGGCCCCGACCGCGATCAGGTGGCGGGCGAGCGCGTTGGCTCGGCGCGCGAGGACCGCGTAGTCGATCTGCTCGCCGGTCCGGGCGACGAGCACCGCGTGGTCGTCAGGCATACGCGCGGCGACGGCGTCGAGTGCGCCCACGAGAGTGTCGGGGACGTCGGTCTGCGGGCCGTGCGCCCAGGTGCGGGTGACGAGTTCGAGGTCCCGGCCGCCGACGGCGGGCAGATCGCCGACGCGGGTCGAGGGGTCGGTGGCGAGTGCGCGCACGACGCTCCGCCACTGCGCCGCGATCCGCTCGACGGTGGTCCGGTCGAAGAGCTCGACGGCGTAGTCGATGCGGACGGCCAGCCGTTCGCCGTCGTCGAGGACGGTCGTCGACAGATCGAACTGGACTCGATCGGCGCCATGGTCCACTGCCGATGTCGCCAGCCCGGCGAACCGCGGTGTGTCGCCCGGAGCGCGGTAGGCGATCATGTTCTGGAACAACGGATTCCGCGCCAGCGATCGGGCGGGCGCGAGCTCGTCGACGAGCCTTTCGAACGGGGTCGACTGGTCGGCCAACGCATCCAGGTCGACGTCGCGGACGTCTGCGACGATCTCGCCCAGCGTGGCCGAGGGCTCGATCGCGGTGCGCAGCACCAGGGTGTTCACGAACAGTCCGAC from Gordonia humi encodes:
- a CDS encoding non-ribosomal peptide synthetase gives rise to the protein MTTTAIAAPKVVDLWPMSPLQQGLYYLARSTDGAVDPYVVQLSVDLRGDLDVERLRAAATALADRHPALRGAFRQRASGEPVVMVLDRVEPDVEVVDLRSATDPEASWTGIVDADHRRGFAVGRPPLVRFTVAVLGTGRHRLLITNHHLIWDGWSTPIVVGDLLRLYAGQTLAPAPSYRSYVSWLASADPAAIDRWVEYLDALPRPTRLAEPTAGPREPVTVRERLDVAAHSRLTALAREAGVTLNTLVQSAWALTASALTGSDDVVFGSVVSGRPAELPDVESTVGLFINTVPVRVRLDPSTTVASLLHAVSVEQAGLLSAHHVALHDLQARLGHGELFDSLVVFENYPLDDAALVALGEASGLELEITPGRNETDYPVVLTVTPEPTGELDVAVELDRSAGPVAAQAPAVLSRVLAAFARGGDTRLAEIVPTDPTVNPIRRLDAPETVDAVFAAARAQASADPAAPAVEGPDATVTRGELWTGVDALAARLVAAGAGPDVPVAIALERRTALVTALLAVIRAGAVPMPIDPDYPIDRIAAMIAVGRPQVAVASAATVDLFADCPASVLDVDAPERAEPAVPPVPSPDHGAYLLFTSGSTGRPKPVLATQRGLAARLSWDRRTGSDDRVRIAKSSPSFVDGLTEILTAVATSTPLVVADADERRSPAALAETLNTRGVDRFGAVPALLEALADDLTGRRTPDEWVASGEALRTDVAARLLALRPGSRLTNSYGSSEVVGDVTVHTVDADTVGTAGTVPIGAAVPGTRVSVLDGWLRPVADGVVGELYVAGPQLARGYPGVAGETASRFVADPEGTGERLYRTGDLVHRDPAGALVYDGRADGQLSVRGLRVEPGEVEAALVAQPGVAAAAVTVVRIGASDALAAFVVADPVETEPFDLADLRRRLGAVLPAHLVPTAVTEIDAIPLSPNGKIDRRALAALPVSAVHASEYRAPATAVETAVAAAVTDLLDVPRPGMGDDLLALGGHSLTAARLTARLTRELGVAIGIREVFDHPVLGDLAARIDELLADGHRVSALAPLVDRPERPQLSAAQERMWFLHELGGPDPVYTIRFALAVPAALDADALRAAFGDVLDRHEILRTVYVPADDATPAWQRVLAVDEIDEADRGIDVVDVDVADPTAVDLARADEPAGAAVAAAGAHAFDIAARIPIRLSLVRGADGHSVIVAAVHHIAADEWSAPVLFADLSTAYDARCGGRGPDRRPLPIQYVDYAAAPTADDALERWTRRLAGAPDELPTPRDRPRPAVPDQEGATVAFTVDAAQTSGLRALARRTGASMFVLSHVATAVTLAQLGAGEDIVLGTPVAGRVDDAVADLVGLFVNTLVLRTAIEPSATLGEIVADVRDVDLDALADQSTPFERLVDELAPARSLARNPLFQNMIAYRAPGDTPRFAGLATSAVDHGADRVQFDLSTTVLDDGERLAVRIDYAVELFDRTTVERIAAQWRSVVRALATDPSTRVGDLPAVGGRDLELVTRTWAHGPQTDVPDTLVGALDAVAARMPDDHAVLVARTGEQIDYAVLARRANALARHLIAVGAGPDDRIVVVADRTVDTIVAIMAVTAAGAAFVPVDPAQGADRLAAIVDVADPVLVLDPSAGLPPHEQSGRPIDDVERRASVRGDHACYVTFTSGSTGVPKGVVVPHSAIANTVAWRQATFALAPGDRLLQKTSPAFDPFVPEILWPLAYGATVVLPKPGAERDPVELGAVIADQRIAFVELVPSMISAMLDAGVRLGPIDGRRPILSAGGEAVRPDLVVDVAEAWDVHLWNTYGPAEAAVEMTAADLDGHRDGPVPIGTPIPGTGVYVLDTSLRPVAPGVVGELYIGGRPLARGYLGARGLTADRFVADPFGDGARLYRTGDLVRWNGSGSLEFIGRDDFQLKLRGMRVEPGEVETLLTAVDGVRAAVATTVGSGATTRLVAYVTAASALDGPRILAAVRAMTPPAHLVPSAIAVIDEFGYSAAGKIDRRSLPPFEAVADDAVATGEAPRGPFEEAVAAAMGDVLDAPAPARDGDFFALGGHSLVATRLVSAIGRATGRRLSVRDVFERPTVADLAELLGRTVDTRDGDVRETGGPAATGAEMSRAPATDGQRALWLLAQMDEGAAYENHGVWHVDGRLDPDALRGAVRALLARHDVLRTVLDWDGDDLWQRVTPIDDPAIDAVVDIADVADHDVADRITALRATHTDLTADLPIRVRLLRTETVDVLVVSLHHAVTDETSTPLIYADLGTAYAAAADGNAPAWGPRPAQYTEYAQWRRDQGGDADLSAAAAAFDAFPTVADLPYAADGAGRETGAPVVYRGAALSADTVAAVRSTAAGVRTTPLMVLQYAVAAALDALGAGPRVALGTPVSLRDDEAFADTVGYFVNTVVLRSDVTARPSFRAAADRIRTETLAAFERRHVPFGDVVDRVNPPRPNGVSPIFQVMVAHLDDAAPTSVSVGAHRLTPIAESAYGAARGIAGVDREAIADVVASLSEQPDGSWEIGVDVPEGLFDEETVDTLVALTAGVVAVIGAAPDLPMDRAVALARRAGDAPVAPVLEAVAGGRGVWAANRTVPAAEGRDLDVVLDAVLRTWGLVEADGSNTRAGRTADRLSAVTVHHSVGAFDDDTVRADGGARVLADGAAVTRLDLLGDGADPRRFDAAAAVVGALLDEPDAVVRLGSVDRWWAAAGARAESDDLLTDGHWIDFVEEAMDADEPADAARGPIRASATRAQLPGGTGTAAAVAATVRALRAAGVDLGDVAIVDVEESARHDDETSFTPGDLVWRYPALVADDAGVELPPLAEIGDYTLLRDHSVHAQGLFADVPDAAVLVRVHHTDTVVEAVHDDRRASTATGVGGHRADVTVTIGADGRQVRVALIHDYDVDVDAAAILSALADGPPSPGDIDRTGPVHLDRAAAARRESTRRDLVRLSARDRERLDAEFGPVEDVWPVTALGEGLLFHLRVAGDAGETDLYASQSVVTVRGRLDVAAMSEAIRLVVARHPSLRAAFATVSGRSVAVIAETIDVPITVYGPDDVDRDGAEAILAAERFAPFRAEQAPLIRFALVPAGADWLVVFSFEHVLMDGWSIGRLLDDLFAIYAGDELESPASMRGCLEWLGGRDEAAARSAWRRYLSGVDEPTVLYPEAMASQPDARAAADHHRILDEETSDRVRRAAAAAGVTVSTFLQTAWGVTLGRLTGRTDVVFGTTVSGRPADVAGSDRVVGLLFNTVPVRVDLSGVRTVAEQVRAQQDSWIDVLDADHVGLTVIGDDIGVATLFDTLFIIQNVPASVEGRRYGGLDVVGRAVNDATHYPVSFAADPAQRIALRCAYRSDVLDAAQARLLTDRYVDVLGAMTADLDATVARIGVATRDEQELVLRTWNDTACAIPDVTIADLFTRQAARTPDATALVAGSTTLTFAQMSARVNRLARLLVSRGAGPERRVVLLLPRDERMVLAMFACFAAGAAYVPVDADYPPDRIAYMIETADPEVVVGTRALLPAGVGDGRARVIDLDDPAIGTELAGLADEELTAHEAPRATGDNLAYVIYTSGSTGRPKGVAVGYRGLTNMLVNHRAKIFDRVVAEQGGRRMRIAHTTSFSFDASWEQLFWMLDGHCVDVIDEDLRKDPDELLAYYDRVAVDGFDVTPSYGQVLLDAGLLDRPRAAGLSAAVDAAGVVFVSLGGEAVPDAVWTALREAPGVSGYNLYGPTEYTINALGADLADSATSSVGAPIYNTRAYVLDAGLSPVPPGTPGELYLAGAGTARGYLGQPGLTAERFVACPWGRGERMYRTGDVARWRDDGTLDYLGRSDAQVKIRGFRIEPAEVADAIAGRPGVSRAAVRVVTSPSGMPALVGYAVPDTADVDAGAIRDGLRDVLPDYMVPAAIGLVDDLPLTVNGKLDIAALPDVALAADEIVAPVGETETFVCSVFADLIGVPAVSVTADVFDSGANSLIAMKAAARLNDGDRGFAIRVRDVFTARTPRALAALATTSARESATMHPAVTEFVESDSGRRVICFHEAFGFVAAYAALVDRLPAGWGLVGVSDVVAVPDAVEPASFADLVGRYADVVQTVQAGGPYDLLGWSYGGHLAFAVARELDRRGERVASLTVVDAYAVDPAEAEQISVAESYRRVRAVAGADPDAPVADVVRDALAGSPIVGLSEADLAASFESHARCERMLTEPTVGAVDVPAVLVYSSTEMDARTPIETTWAAHLRGPIETVGVAAAHDELVTDDQVGEWIDPVRRIWR